In one Alosa alosa isolate M-15738 ecotype Scorff River chromosome 14, AALO_Geno_1.1, whole genome shotgun sequence genomic region, the following are encoded:
- the LOC125307602 gene encoding low choriolytic enzyme-like: protein MIERASDMSRCWSYVGRRGGGQIVSLARRGCVYHQVIQHELLHALGFNHEQTRSDRDRYVRIYYQNILRGQEHNFRKINTNNLGTPYDYGSVMHYGRYAFSANRQPTIVPIPQRPMCVDRRATQMSRMDILRVKRLYGCR, encoded by the exons ATGATTGAAAGGGCCTCTGATATGTCAAG GTGCTGGTCCTACGTGGGGCGTAGAGGTGGAGGACAGATTGTGTCACTGGCTCGACGAGGGTGTGTGTACCACCAGGTGATCCAGCATGAGCTCCTGCACGCCCTGGGCTTCAATCACGAGCAGACCCGCAGTGACCGTGACCGATATGTCCGTATTTACTACCAGAACATCCTCAGAG GACAAGAGCACAACTTCAGAAAGATTAACACCAACAACCTGGGCACCCCCTATGACTACGGCTCAGTCATGCATTACGGAAG GTATGCCTTCTCCGCAAACCGGCAGCCCACCATTGTCCCCATTCCCCAACGGCCAATGTGTGTAGATCGAAGAGCCACCCAGATGAGCCGCATGGACATCCTGCGGGT CAAACGCCTCTATGGATGCA GATAA